One Oryzomonas sagensis DNA segment encodes these proteins:
- a CDS encoding response regulator: MTKKILIVEDELKLVDVLKDYLYLAGFETASLFNGAEVASWVKDNGPSLVLLDLMLPGRDGIDICKEIRTFSNVPIIMMTARIDEVDRLLGLELGADDYICKPFSPREVVARVKAVLRRMGDEQTTQAAGLMLDESRYRATLAEHELCLTAVEFKLLQFLAAKPGRIYSRQQLMEQIYLDRRVVSSRTIDSHIKKLRKKIAGANPDTEFIHSVYGAGYKFEAA; encoded by the coding sequence ATGACTAAAAAAATACTTATTGTTGAAGATGAGCTTAAGCTTGTCGATGTACTAAAAGATTATCTGTATCTTGCCGGATTCGAAACAGCTAGTTTGTTCAATGGTGCTGAAGTTGCGTCTTGGGTGAAAGATAATGGACCGAGCCTCGTACTGCTCGACCTGATGCTGCCCGGGCGTGACGGTATAGATATCTGCAAGGAGATCAGAACCTTTTCCAATGTGCCGATCATTATGATGACCGCACGTATTGATGAGGTGGATCGTTTGCTCGGGCTCGAACTCGGCGCCGATGACTATATCTGCAAGCCGTTCAGCCCGCGGGAGGTCGTCGCCCGGGTCAAGGCGGTTCTGCGCCGCATGGGCGACGAACAGACCACGCAGGCTGCCGGGCTTATGCTCGATGAATCGCGCTATCGGGCCACGCTTGCCGAACACGAACTCTGCCTCACCGCTGTTGAATTCAAACTGTTACAGTTTTTGGCGGCAAAGCCGGGACGAATTTACAGCCGTCAGCAACTCATGGAACAGATTTATCTCGACCGCCGCGTTGTTAGCAGCCGTACCATCGACAGCCACATTAAAAAGTTGCGCAAGAAGATTGCAGGTGCCAATCCCGACACGGAGTTTATCCACTCGGTCTACGGCGCCGGCTACAAATTCGAGGCCGCATGA
- a CDS encoding CsgG/HfaB family protein, translated as MKRIICHIILCIPLAGCSLFRSPPDTRTVALMPFFSTASSKSIGQEAADRVALELVAKGYVVIDRSTATALVNETKFYGSGLSDDMRNALQSRNIAAVVFGSVNDFSCETIRSPSLVASLASNMDKKNRCTVSLTAKIADTTTGRLLWGVTINDTSEGVNLTAMELMKSLIRKADIKETLPPSLNEQAKPE; from the coding sequence ATGAAACGAATCATCTGTCACATTATTCTCTGTATTCCATTGGCCGGCTGCTCTCTGTTCAGAAGCCCTCCCGACACAAGGACGGTAGCGCTCATGCCCTTCTTTTCTACCGCCAGTTCCAAAAGCATCGGCCAGGAGGCCGCCGACCGCGTAGCGTTGGAGCTGGTGGCCAAGGGATATGTCGTTATTGATCGCAGCACCGCTACTGCCTTGGTGAATGAAACAAAGTTCTACGGCTCGGGCCTGAGTGACGATATGCGGAACGCTCTGCAGTCCCGTAATATCGCTGCAGTGGTTTTCGGCAGCGTCAATGATTTCAGTTGCGAGACGATCCGGTCCCCCTCGCTGGTGGCCAGTCTGGCCAGCAATATGGACAAGAAAAACCGCTGCACCGTTTCCCTGACCGCCAAGATAGCCGATACCACAACCGGCAGGCTGCTGTGGGGAGTAACCATCAACGACACCTCCGAGGGGGTGAACCTCACCGCCATGGAACTCATGAAGTCTTTGATCCGCAAGGCCGATATCAAGGAAACACTCCCCCCATCCCTGAACGAGCAAGCGAAACCCGAGTGA
- a CDS encoding sigma-54-dependent transcriptional regulator: MTVPTILIVDDDELSVRMLETQLGEAGFAPVAAFSGAEALDIMERRQIDLVISDLVMHEMDGLELIEQIGKRHKGIPVVVVTANGSVESAVEAMRRGAYDYLEKPINPDMLRITTQHALDYHHIVRENEQIKGLLGEPFTFQSIVTVNPSMKEMLRLAAKVAAVRQTTIAIYGESGSGKEVLARAIHFAGKGLPTNFVAVNCAAIPEHLLESELFGHVRGAFTGADRDREGKFSLARGGTLLLDEIGDMPLPLQAKLLRVLQERVFEKIGSNAPLPADCRVIVATNRNLAEWVSAGRFREDLYHRINIFPLTIPPLRNRKDDIPLLCEHVLDHLRQHLGKALPGISPKAMEAMLNYHWPGNVRELRNCLERAAILTDGEPIRPAHLGIDPAGSTGAAHGGNVGDSVTYTLTVPGETLSLDTLTKRILAITLERCNGNKSKASQMLKIGRKAFYRP, from the coding sequence ATGACGGTCCCGACAATCCTCATTGTTGACGACGATGAACTGAGCGTTCGCATGCTGGAAACCCAGCTCGGCGAGGCTGGTTTCGCTCCCGTAGCCGCATTCAGCGGTGCGGAAGCCCTGGACATCATGGAGCGACGCCAGATCGATCTGGTCATCTCCGACCTGGTCATGCATGAAATGGATGGCCTGGAACTCATCGAGCAGATCGGGAAGCGGCACAAAGGGATACCGGTCGTCGTAGTAACGGCAAACGGCAGTGTGGAGAGCGCTGTCGAGGCCATGCGGCGCGGTGCTTACGATTACCTTGAGAAGCCCATCAATCCCGATATGTTACGCATCACCACCCAACATGCCCTCGACTACCACCATATTGTCCGCGAAAATGAACAGATCAAAGGGCTCCTGGGAGAACCATTCACCTTTCAAAGCATTGTGACCGTCAATCCGTCGATGAAAGAGATGCTGCGGCTGGCGGCCAAGGTGGCTGCGGTACGCCAGACGACCATAGCCATCTACGGCGAAAGCGGTTCCGGCAAAGAGGTGTTGGCGCGAGCCATCCACTTTGCCGGCAAAGGGCTCCCCACCAATTTTGTCGCGGTAAACTGCGCCGCTATTCCCGAACACCTCTTGGAAAGCGAACTCTTCGGCCATGTGCGGGGAGCCTTCACCGGTGCCGACCGTGATCGGGAAGGCAAGTTCAGCCTGGCCCGTGGGGGAACCCTCCTGCTCGACGAGATCGGCGACATGCCTCTGCCGCTCCAGGCCAAGCTGTTGCGGGTCCTCCAGGAGCGCGTTTTCGAAAAAATCGGGAGCAACGCCCCGCTTCCCGCCGACTGCCGGGTCATCGTAGCCACCAACCGCAATCTGGCCGAGTGGGTCTCTGCCGGGCGCTTCCGCGAGGATCTCTACCACCGGATCAACATTTTTCCGCTTACCATCCCCCCCCTGCGGAACCGCAAGGACGACATCCCCCTGCTCTGCGAACATGTGCTCGACCATCTGCGCCAGCATCTGGGCAAGGCACTGCCCGGCATCTCCCCAAAGGCCATGGAAGCCATGCTCAACTACCACTGGCCGGGCAACGTCCGCGAGTTGCGCAACTGCCTGGAACGCGCAGCCATCCTCACGGACGGAGAGCCGATCCGTCCCGCCCATCTGGGGATCGATCCGGCAGGCTCCACTGGTGCCGCCCATGGCGGCAACGTTGGCGACAGCGTCACCTATACCCTGACGGTGCCGGGCGAGACCCTCTCACTCGATACGTTGACGAAACGCATTCTGGCCATCACCCTGGAGCGGTGCAACGGCAACAAATCCAAGGCTTCCCAAATGCTCAAGATCGGTCGCAAGGCATTTTACCGTCCCTGA
- a CDS encoding response regulator: protein MELKKCLVVDDDELGREIVAQYLENVPVVDTAGGGRDAVEKFQAAMTEGAPYELILLDIVMPDMDGITAGKEIRKLEKGLALPTDKQVKIVMLTALNTPQDVMQSMLAVQSSAYLVKPVEPEKVRKTISQLGLRISG, encoded by the coding sequence ATGGAGCTCAAAAAATGCCTTGTCGTCGACGATGACGAATTGGGACGCGAGATCGTCGCCCAGTACCTGGAGAACGTTCCCGTCGTCGACACCGCCGGCGGCGGCCGGGATGCGGTCGAAAAGTTCCAGGCAGCCATGACGGAGGGCGCCCCCTATGAGCTTATCCTGCTGGATATCGTCATGCCGGACATGGATGGGATCACCGCCGGCAAAGAGATCAGGAAGCTGGAGAAAGGACTGGCCCTGCCGACGGACAAGCAGGTCAAGATCGTCATGCTGACGGCCCTCAATACTCCCCAGGATGTCATGCAGTCCATGCTGGCGGTTCAGTCGTCAGCCTATCTGGTCAAGCCTGTTGAGCCGGAGAAGGTCCGTAAAACGATCAGCCAGTTGGGGTTGCGGATTTCCGGCTAA
- a CDS encoding response regulator — protein MKAKSPPLSLEFLQERVQFLEEANRRYMSILDMLASSLDFQGDLNRAKDFSAIFQATQVQVRRILVSLEMGCLEATEDGSFELASWEPGDARNEIQSEIDAKIMDGTFAWALNRNQAILVPLADNRTLLLHSIATRSRILGMFAAILPGDSTSVDAAALNAISIVLYTCAHALESTTLNAKLHENMVTLEEKVLERTHDLAIAREQAEEASRAKSAFLANMSHEIRTPMNGIMGMTDLLLTGGLAPAQERQFHRAIMDSADGLMLIINDILDFSKIEAGKTVLDHSPFLLRTVIGQMLRSLAPKATDKKLELLCVPEINVPDALIGDAGKLRQVLVNLVGNAIKFSDRGEIVVHTNLLTDDGDQALLQFSVSDRGVGIAPEACERIFNMFEQADSSTTKRFGGTGLGLTISRRIVELMGGTIWVDSTPGQGSTFHFTARLQVQQHGPPRPEPVELLDRHVVVVEQIELNRRTLAQYLTAWGMRPFGAADGTEALELVRRLSDASKRPLLALVDLQTLGADCWGVVEQLREAGRAGLSMIVMTNAGMRGDAEQCRRLGVGGYLAKPWIHDELRDAILEVLTGRGAAQQLPTARRPLPEEQARLDILVADDVEVNRLLALAILEKQGHRVTLAANGREAVAAYAAGHFDAILMDVQMPVMDGLQATRQIRELEKAAGRKCPILALTAYAGREDQEKCLAAGMDGYLSKPFKAAELEFALHKQCGLPLAPQEHGSGSPVPRKTSEPDLPVFDRAGLLSRLGGKTELIGKFVALFRKGMDGNLEKLLAAAENRDSEGMRLNAHTIKGAAGNIGAPRIQDIARRIEEAAREKRPVEALDLLPSLNNEYDAFVRLTAEGL, from the coding sequence ATGAAAGCAAAAAGCCCCCCCCTTTCCCTTGAATTCCTCCAGGAGCGGGTCCAATTTCTGGAAGAGGCAAACCGGCGTTACATGTCGATTTTGGACATGCTCGCGTCGAGTCTGGATTTCCAGGGCGACCTCAACCGCGCCAAGGACTTTTCCGCCATTTTCCAGGCTACCCAGGTTCAGGTCCGCAGAATCCTGGTGAGCCTGGAAATGGGGTGCCTTGAGGCGACGGAGGATGGCAGCTTCGAGTTGGCATCCTGGGAACCCGGGGATGCCCGGAACGAGATTCAATCCGAGATCGACGCAAAGATCATGGACGGGACCTTCGCCTGGGCTCTGAACCGCAACCAAGCCATCCTGGTGCCCCTTGCCGACAACCGGACCCTGCTCCTGCACAGCATCGCCACCCGTTCCCGCATCCTGGGGATGTTCGCGGCCATCCTGCCCGGAGATTCGACCTCGGTGGATGCGGCGGCTCTCAACGCCATCTCCATCGTACTGTACACCTGCGCCCACGCCCTGGAGAGCACCACGCTCAACGCCAAGCTGCACGAAAATATGGTCACCCTTGAAGAGAAGGTCCTGGAGCGGACACACGACCTGGCCATCGCCCGTGAACAGGCAGAAGAAGCCAGCCGCGCCAAGAGCGCCTTTCTTGCCAACATGAGCCACGAGATCAGAACCCCCATGAACGGCATCATGGGGATGACCGATCTCCTGCTCACCGGCGGGCTCGCCCCCGCCCAGGAGCGGCAGTTCCACCGCGCCATCATGGATTCGGCCGACGGCCTGATGCTCATCATCAACGATATTCTTGATTTTTCCAAGATAGAAGCGGGCAAGACCGTACTCGACCATTCACCCTTCCTGCTGCGCACGGTTATCGGGCAGATGCTGCGTTCGCTGGCGCCCAAGGCGACCGACAAAAAACTGGAGTTGCTCTGCGTCCCGGAAATAAACGTGCCCGACGCCTTGATCGGCGATGCCGGAAAACTACGGCAGGTCCTGGTCAATCTCGTGGGCAATGCCATAAAATTTTCGGACCGGGGGGAAATCGTCGTTCACACCAACCTCCTGACAGACGATGGCGATCAGGCGCTGCTCCAATTTTCCGTCTCGGACCGGGGGGTCGGAATCGCCCCGGAAGCCTGCGAACGGATCTTCAACATGTTCGAACAGGCCGATTCGTCCACGACCAAACGTTTCGGCGGCACCGGCCTCGGCCTGACCATCTCCCGGCGGATCGTGGAACTGATGGGGGGCACAATATGGGTCGACAGCACGCCGGGACAGGGGAGTACGTTTCACTTCACCGCCCGCCTCCAGGTCCAGCAGCACGGACCGCCCCGGCCGGAACCGGTCGAACTGCTGGACCGGCACGTCGTGGTGGTGGAACAGATCGAGTTGAACCGGCGCACCTTGGCCCAATACCTGACCGCATGGGGCATGCGGCCTTTTGGCGCTGCCGATGGAACGGAGGCGCTGGAACTCGTCCGCCGCCTGAGTGACGCATCCAAACGCCCCCTGCTGGCGCTGGTCGATCTGCAGACCCTGGGTGCGGATTGCTGGGGCGTGGTCGAACAGCTTCGAGAGGCCGGCCGCGCCGGCCTTTCGATGATCGTCATGACCAACGCCGGGATGCGCGGCGACGCCGAACAATGCCGCCGGCTGGGGGTCGGCGGGTATCTCGCCAAACCGTGGATACACGATGAACTGCGGGACGCCATCCTGGAGGTTCTGACCGGCCGGGGCGCAGCGCAGCAGCTGCCGACCGCCCGCCGCCCCCTGCCGGAGGAGCAGGCCCGCCTTGACATCCTGGTGGCCGACGATGTGGAGGTCAACCGGCTGCTGGCGTTGGCCATCCTCGAAAAGCAGGGACACCGGGTCACCCTGGCCGCCAATGGCCGGGAGGCTGTCGCGGCCTATGCCGCGGGGCATTTCGACGCCATCCTGATGGATGTCCAGATGCCGGTCATGGATGGCTTGCAGGCTACACGTCAAATCCGGGAGCTGGAGAAGGCTGCCGGCCGGAAATGTCCCATCCTCGCCCTGACGGCTTATGCCGGCCGGGAAGATCAGGAGAAATGTCTGGCCGCGGGTATGGACGGGTACCTTTCCAAACCATTCAAAGCTGCTGAACTTGAATTCGCCCTGCACAAGCAGTGCGGCCTCCCCCTCGCTCCCCAAGAGCACGGTTCGGGATCACCCGTCCCCAGGAAGACTTCTGAACCGGACCTGCCGGTATTCGACCGCGCTGGGTTGCTTTCCCGCCTGGGGGGGAAGACCGAACTGATCGGTAAGTTTGTGGCGCTGTTCCGCAAGGGGATGGACGGCAACCTGGAGAAACTTCTCGCGGCCGCGGAGAATCGTGATAGTGAAGGGATGCGGCTAAACGCCCACACCATCAAAGGGGCTGCCGGCAATATCGGAGCGCCGCGAATCCAGGACATCGCCCGGCGCATCGAAGAGGCCGCCCGGGAAAAGCGACCGGTTGAGGCGCTCGACCTGCTCCCCAGTCTCAACAACGAATATGATGCCTTCGTGCGCCTGACCGCTGAAGGCTTATAA
- a CDS encoding HDOD domain-containing protein yields the protein MSFAERAPITLERLVEQTRTIYSLPYFYERFNEAINHPRSSIADIAKIIIEDQGLTARILKLANSPLFGYYSRVDSITKAVTIIGTQQLRDLAFAASAMGVFKGIPDDLMNMALFWRHSIACGIIARNLATCLRESNVERFFVAGILHDVGQLILCAAIPETAGEVLALSRSRQEHYHHTERDQLGFDHADLGGALLQAWKLPANIFEPVACHHAPRSAAQFPLESAIVHLAEIVCQAFEFGASGEWCVSPLDPAAWDRLGMPVNILATILKQSEPQIEETFDILMEGQ from the coding sequence ATGAGCTTTGCTGAACGCGCACCCATCACCCTGGAGCGGCTCGTGGAGCAGACGCGGACGATCTACTCCCTCCCCTATTTCTACGAACGCTTCAACGAGGCCATCAATCACCCCCGCAGTTCCATCGCCGATATCGCCAAGATCATCATCGAGGACCAGGGCCTCACCGCACGCATCCTCAAACTCGCCAACAGCCCGCTGTTCGGCTATTACTCCCGGGTTGATTCGATCACCAAGGCGGTGACCATCATCGGTACCCAGCAGTTGCGCGACCTGGCGTTTGCCGCCTCGGCCATGGGCGTGTTCAAGGGTATCCCCGACGATTTGATGAATATGGCCTTATTCTGGCGGCACAGCATCGCCTGCGGCATCATCGCCCGCAATCTGGCGACCTGCCTGCGCGAAAGTAATGTGGAGCGGTTCTTCGTGGCCGGAATCCTCCACGATGTGGGGCAATTGATCCTGTGCGCCGCCATACCGGAGACGGCCGGCGAGGTGCTGGCGCTCAGCCGGTCGCGCCAGGAGCATTACCACCATACCGAGCGGGACCAATTGGGCTTCGACCATGCCGACCTGGGCGGGGCGCTGTTGCAGGCATGGAAGCTTCCGGCCAACATTTTCGAACCGGTGGCATGTCACCACGCCCCCCGCTCCGCGGCCCAGTTCCCCCTGGAATCAGCCATCGTCCACCTGGCGGAAATCGTCTGCCAGGCCTTCGAGTTCGGCGCCAGCGGCGAGTGGTGCGTCTCTCCCCTGGATCCGGCGGCCTGGGATCGCCTCGGCATGCCGGTCAACATCCTGGCGACGATCCTGAAACAGTCGGAACCGCAGATCGAGGAAACCTTCGATATTCTGATGGAGGGGCAATGA
- a CDS encoding Fur family transcriptional regulator: MILEKKKAFNAFAAAKGLRSTRQRDIILDFFLATRQHVSVEELYLKIKASHPGIGHATVYRTLKLFTEAGLAREILLNDGQTRYEHVSAGEHHDHLVCTGCNTIIEFEDETIEKLQKEIALLHGFMIKSHKLELYGLCAACRAKH, from the coding sequence ATGATCCTCGAAAAGAAAAAGGCTTTCAATGCGTTTGCCGCGGCCAAGGGACTCCGCTCCACCCGCCAGCGGGACATCATCCTGGACTTTTTTCTTGCCACCCGCCAGCACGTCAGCGTCGAAGAGTTGTACCTGAAGATCAAGGCCAGCCATCCCGGCATCGGACATGCCACGGTGTACCGCACCCTCAAACTGTTCACCGAGGCCGGCTTGGCCCGCGAGATTCTGCTGAACGACGGCCAAACCCGCTATGAACACGTGTCGGCGGGCGAGCACCATGACCATCTGGTCTGCACCGGGTGCAACACGATCATCGAGTTCGAGGATGAGACCATCGAGAAACTGCAGAAGGAGATAGCGCTACTCCACGGTTTCATGATCAAGAGTCATAAGCTGGAACTCTACGGACTGTGCGCAGCATGCAGGGCTAAGCACTAA
- the feoB gene encoding ferrous iron transport protein B, whose product MATCCGKQTEAPGKVPNAKRVALVGNPNVGKSVLFNALTGSYVTVSNYPGTSVEVSRGHAVINEQPWEVIDTPGMYSIHTITEEERVAREILLHETPDVVLHVLDARNLERMLAMTLQLIEAGLPVILVVNIMDEAERMGLKIDLELLRQRLGIPVVGSATTRKRGLGEIRSAIATYCQDVGSPRHFTYSRLLEHDINEVSGLMEGEYILSRRALALLLFQQDEEITSLVRRREGEGFGVIAERVRDIAFNRRGSFHLDLSMERKDIVKKLVQDVFTSPEKRVVTWGERLSRISVRPLTGIPLLLIVLYFGLYKFVGDFGAGTLVDVLEKKLFVEMFNPWITGIVKMVIPWEIIQELFVGEYGIITLGIRYAVGIILPIVATFFIFFSFLEDTGYFPRLALLVDRIFKRFGLTGRAVIPMVLGFGCDTMATMVTRTLETTRERVIATVLLALTIPCSAQLGVILALLSKFPGALVVWGACLLLLFVVVGLLAARVMPGEAPMFYMELPPMRLPQFSNVLTKTYTRMQWYFMEILPLFVLASILLWLGKITGLFEKLITAMTPVMASIGLPRETAVAFIFGFFRRDYGAAGLYELQTKGVMDARQLTVAAVTLTLFIPCVAQFLIMKKERGWKVAGSIGVFVSLLAFGSGYVLNRFLLVTGILS is encoded by the coding sequence ATGGCGACATGCTGCGGTAAACAGACGGAAGCGCCGGGGAAGGTGCCAAATGCCAAGCGGGTGGCCTTGGTCGGCAATCCCAACGTCGGAAAGAGTGTGCTGTTCAATGCCCTGACCGGGTCGTATGTAACAGTTTCCAACTATCCCGGGACCTCGGTGGAGGTATCCCGCGGCCATGCCGTGATCAATGAGCAGCCGTGGGAGGTGATCGACACCCCGGGGATGTATTCGATCCATACCATCACCGAGGAGGAACGGGTGGCCCGGGAGATCCTGCTGCACGAGACCCCGGACGTGGTGCTGCATGTGCTCGATGCCCGCAATCTGGAGCGTATGCTGGCCATGACGCTCCAGTTGATCGAGGCGGGCCTGCCGGTGATTCTGGTGGTCAACATCATGGACGAAGCCGAGCGGATGGGGCTCAAGATCGACCTGGAACTGCTGCGGCAGCGGCTCGGCATCCCGGTGGTGGGGTCGGCCACGACCCGCAAACGGGGGCTTGGCGAGATCCGTTCCGCCATCGCCACCTATTGCCAGGATGTGGGCAGCCCCCGGCATTTTACCTACAGCCGCCTCCTGGAGCACGACATCAACGAGGTGTCCGGGCTCATGGAAGGGGAGTACATCCTTTCCCGCCGCGCCCTGGCCCTGCTGCTGTTCCAGCAGGACGAAGAGATCACCTCCCTGGTGCGCCGCCGGGAGGGGGAGGGGTTCGGGGTGATTGCCGAAAGGGTGCGGGACATCGCCTTCAACCGCCGCGGCTCGTTCCACCTGGATCTCTCCATGGAACGTAAGGATATCGTCAAAAAGCTGGTTCAGGACGTGTTCACCAGCCCGGAGAAACGGGTCGTCACCTGGGGCGAGCGGTTGTCGCGCATCTCGGTGAGGCCTTTGACCGGTATCCCCCTGCTGCTGATCGTGCTCTATTTCGGCCTGTACAAGTTCGTCGGCGACTTCGGCGCGGGCACGCTGGTCGACGTGCTGGAAAAAAAGCTCTTCGTGGAGATGTTCAACCCCTGGATTACCGGTATCGTCAAGATGGTCATCCCCTGGGAGATCATCCAGGAGCTGTTCGTGGGGGAGTACGGCATCATCACCCTGGGAATCCGTTATGCGGTGGGGATCATCCTGCCGATCGTGGCGACCTTCTTCATCTTCTTTTCCTTTCTGGAGGATACCGGCTACTTTCCACGCCTCGCCCTTTTGGTTGATCGGATCTTCAAACGGTTCGGCCTCACCGGCCGGGCGGTGATCCCCATGGTGCTGGGGTTCGGCTGCGACACCATGGCGACCATGGTGACCCGCACCCTGGAAACGACCCGCGAGCGGGTCATCGCCACGGTGTTGCTGGCCCTGACCATCCCCTGCTCGGCCCAACTGGGGGTGATCCTGGCGCTTTTGTCCAAGTTCCCCGGCGCCCTGGTGGTGTGGGGCGCCTGTCTGCTGCTGCTGTTCGTGGTTGTGGGCCTGCTGGCGGCCCGGGTCATGCCGGGCGAAGCCCCCATGTTCTACATGGAGTTGCCCCCCATGCGGCTGCCGCAGTTTTCCAACGTATTGACCAAGACCTATACCCGCATGCAGTGGTATTTCATGGAGATCCTGCCGCTGTTCGTACTGGCCTCCATACTGCTCTGGCTCGGCAAGATAACCGGGCTCTTCGAGAAGCTGATAACGGCAATGACGCCGGTGATGGCGTCCATCGGCCTGCCCCGGGAGACGGCCGTGGCCTTCATCTTCGGTTTCTTTCGCCGGGATTACGGCGCAGCCGGCCTGTACGAACTGCAGACGAAAGGGGTGATGGATGCCCGCCAGTTGACGGTTGCCGCGGTGACCCTGACCCTGTTCATCCCCTGTGTGGCCCAGTTTCTGATCATGAAGAAGGAACGGGGGTGGAAGGTGGCTGGCAGCATCGGCGTGTTCGTCAGCCTGCTGGCCTTCGGCAGCGGCTATGTGCTCAACCGTTTCTTGCTCGTAACGGGGATACTCTCCTAG
- a CDS encoding metal-dependent transcriptional regulator, with protein sequence MKLSEKAEEILEALWIAVEEEGGRFLDPEKMGFPADDPAYRELTDRALVELRQGMVYFRPEGREEGKMTIRRHRLAERLMMDVLNLRGDEGDDKACQFEHLLNEGVDVKICTMLNHPTTCPHGKPIPPGECCADARAQGDLGVVALTEFKSGQEGEIAYIQTEDSKKMQKLMAMGVLPGNRIVLVQSFPSYIFRVGFSEFAIDGNLAKEIFVRK encoded by the coding sequence ATGAAACTGTCCGAAAAGGCGGAAGAGATCCTGGAGGCCCTGTGGATCGCGGTGGAAGAAGAGGGGGGGCGTTTTCTCGACCCGGAGAAGATGGGGTTCCCGGCCGATGACCCGGCCTACCGGGAGCTGACCGACCGCGCGCTGGTGGAACTGCGCCAGGGGATGGTCTATTTCCGGCCCGAGGGGCGCGAAGAGGGGAAGATGACCATCCGCCGCCATCGTCTGGCGGAGCGCCTGATGATGGATGTGCTCAACCTGCGCGGCGACGAGGGAGACGACAAGGCCTGCCAGTTCGAGCACCTGCTCAATGAAGGGGTGGACGTCAAGATCTGCACCATGCTCAACCATCCCACCACCTGCCCCCACGGCAAGCCGATACCGCCGGGCGAGTGCTGCGCGGACGCCCGGGCCCAGGGCGACCTTGGCGTGGTGGCCCTGACCGAATTCAAGTCGGGGCAGGAAGGGGAGATCGCCTACATCCAGACCGAGGATAGCAAGAAGATGCAGAAGCTGATGGCCATGGGGGTCCTGCCGGGCAATCGTATCGTGCTGGTGCAGTCGTTCCCTTCCTACATCTTCCGGGTCGGATTTTCCGAGTTCGCCATCGACGGCAACCTGGCAAAAGAGATTTTTGTGCGGAAATAG
- a CDS encoding cofactor-independent phosphoglycerate mutase, with the protein MKVIILLGDGMSDVVYSELGNKSPLQAAKTPNMDFMARHGLVGLANTVPEGLPPGSDVANLSIFGYDPRTCYTGRSPLEAVSMGVTLGPDDVAFRMNLVTLKPHGSSLYMEDFSAGHISTEEGRGLVAALQKEIGSAEFEFHPGVGYRHLMVWRGGKDGMTATPPHDITGKAVLEYLPSGDGAATLNNIMNHAQMVLHDHPLNKKRKEEGKRQANSIWLWGHGKTPRVDPYSQKFGLSGAVISAVDLIRGIGVCAGLDVIHVEGATGYIDTNYLGKAQAALAALENHDFVYVHVEAPDEASHSGRMDHKIQAIEDFDRQVVGTVLEGIRKFGDFAILCTPDHPTPVRLMTHTAEPVPFVIYRGGEGPGNGASSYDEEQAGTTGLKVEGHNLMELLVK; encoded by the coding sequence ATGAAGGTCATCATCCTCCTCGGCGACGGCATGTCGGACGTGGTCTACAGTGAACTCGGCAACAAATCACCGCTCCAGGCGGCCAAGACCCCCAACATGGATTTCATGGCCCGGCACGGTCTGGTCGGCCTGGCCAATACCGTGCCGGAGGGGCTGCCGCCGGGCAGCGACGTAGCCAACCTGTCGATCTTCGGCTACGATCCGCGGACCTGCTACACCGGCCGTTCTCCGCTGGAAGCGGTCAGCATGGGGGTGACCCTCGGCCCGGACGATGTCGCCTTCCGCATGAACCTGGTTACCCTCAAGCCCCACGGCAGTTCGCTCTACATGGAGGATTTCTCGGCGGGCCACATCTCCACCGAGGAGGGACGCGGATTGGTGGCAGCGCTCCAGAAGGAGATCGGCAGCGCCGAGTTCGAGTTCCATCCCGGGGTCGGCTACCGCCACCTGATGGTCTGGCGCGGCGGCAAGGACGGCATGACGGCCACCCCCCCTCACGACATCACCGGCAAGGCGGTGCTGGAGTACCTCCCCAGCGGCGATGGCGCCGCCACGTTGAACAATATCATGAACCACGCCCAGATGGTGTTGCACGACCATCCCCTCAACAAGAAACGCAAGGAGGAGGGGAAGCGGCAGGCCAACTCCATCTGGCTTTGGGGACACGGCAAGACCCCACGCGTCGATCCCTACAGCCAGAAATTCGGCCTCTCGGGAGCGGTAATCTCGGCAGTGGACCTGATCAGGGGGATCGGTGTCTGCGCCGGCCTGGACGTGATCCACGTGGAGGGGGCCACCGGTTACATCGACACCAACTACCTGGGTAAGGCCCAGGCCGCCCTCGCGGCCCTGGAAAATCACGATTTCGTCTACGTGCATGTGGAAGCCCCCGACGAGGCATCCCATTCCGGCAGGATGGATCACAAGATCCAGGCCATCGAGGACTTTGACCGTCAGGTGGTGGGTACGGTGCTGGAAGGGATCAGGAAATTCGGCGACTTCGCCATCCTCTGCACCCCCGACCACCCCACGCCGGTGCGCCTGATGACCCACACGGCGGAACCGGTTCCCTTTGTCATCTATCGCGGCGGGGAGGGGCCGGGCAACGGCGCAAGCTCCTACGACGAGGAACAGGCCGGGACGACCGGCCTGAAGGTGGAGGGGCATAACCTGATGGAGCTGCTGGTGAAGTAG